The Buteo buteo chromosome 1, bButBut1.hap1.1, whole genome shotgun sequence sequence GGGGTGTGCTGGGATGTACTGGGGTATCTTGGGGTGTGCTGGGACGAGCTGAGGTACATGGGGGGTGCCAGGGAGGGCACTGGGATGCCATGtcagagacaccccccccccatgcctGGGACAGGGCATGGAGGGTCCCCCCGCTTCCCCCATACTCCGGTGTCGCTGCCAGGGGGCCTGGGGAAGCAGAGACCCCTGGGCCATGTGCGAGGGGGGCCTTGTCTCTGGTCCCTCTCAAGCTGAGGGGGGGCTGTATCCGTGGCCAGGAACACATGGCCCTGGGGCCGTTCTGCCATTGTCCTGCCCCGGGCTGCGGGTGTCCTGACCGGGGCTCCTCTTGCCCCCCTGGCACCGTGCGGAGACATGGGAGCTGCAAGGGCTGTTGTGTCTCCCTGCAGAAAATGACCCCCCGGGAGCGGGTGGCCACCTCCAAGTCGCGTGGGGAGAAGTCCCGGCTGCCCACCATCACCACTGCCCGAGCCGACGTAGTCCCCAGGCGCCTGCCCGAGGCGGAATGGCTTTCCCTGCTCGAGGCTGAACGGGGGGACAGGGATGCCGGGGACATCCTCGCAGAGCTCTTGGGCCGCGTGATGGACGAGTGCACAAAAGCCGATGTGGCTCGGCAGGTGAGCGCACCCAGACCCTGCTTTTGGGGGGATCCTGGGCACCCGGGACGAGTGCAGGTTCCCCACAGCCTCTGCTCCGTGGTGTGGGATGGCGCCTGAGGGCGTGGGGTGCCGAGCGGGCCAGAGTGGGGGGGCTcatccctgcctctgcctgcagacTGTGGCCTTCACCGTGGGCCAGGCACAGGATGCCCTCCTGCAGATCGTCCAGTGGCGCTTCCTGGCGCGGGATGAGGGGGAGACGGACCCCGAGGGAGATGGCACCTGGCAGGAGGATGAGGAGCCCGAGCCCTGCGCCATAGACTCCTGGGCACAGGGCGCCGTTCCCGTCCTGTGCATCCATCTGTCCCCTGGTGAGGGAGAGGTGAGATGTGCCCCAAACACCCCTGTGGTCCTGAGTGAGCCCCATGGGGAAGGGCCGAGCCTGGGCTGCTCTGGGCCTGTGGGACAGCCGCTGAGCCCCTGGTCCTGGCAGGGGGGTCCTCCGGGTGGTGCTGCAGAGCCCCTGCCAAGGCACAGCCTCCCTAAACACCCCCcgaggagccgggggggggggtccatgCTGaggtgggcaggggagagcaTGCATGGGCAGGGGGGAAGGGCGAGCTCTGGCTTGTtcgctggggctgccctgggaggTGTTTGGTTGTTGCCGGGGTGGTTCCTTGCACTGTGATGCCGACGGCTGAGCCGTCAGCTCCCGTGGGTGAGGAGCAGCGCCCACACAGCTCCCATGCACCGAGGGCGCCGGGGCTGCACCCTCTGCCAGTGCTGGCTGGGGAGTCAGTGCCGCCGACACCGAGTCACCTCCATCGGGCACCTCGACGCCCCCAGCCCACACCAGGTCCCCCTTTGCTCCCTCCTGGGCAGGTTTCCAGTGTGCGGGCTCCATGCCAGCACAGAAGGCAGGACCCCCCCACGGCAGATGAGGCCAGAGCTTCCCCCGCGCAGACCCAGTGTTCTGGCCAGgtcaccagcaccagcaccatcctgcctgtgccagggctgtcctgcctggagctgctgctggacgAGGCAGCCATCAGTCCCTGTCTCCCTGAGAGAAAACCTCCCCGCACCTGGCCAGCCCCGCTCTGCCCGGCCAGGCCaccagccccctgcccacccccaaGCCCAGTCGAGAccctggggcaggcagagcagggacgGCGTCCGCCACGGACCTCCCATGGGGACGTGGAGGGGAGCGGTGCAGTGGTGGTCAGCAGCCGCATGCCACCGCTGCcgcctccctcctgcagcagcctggtATCAATCCGGTCAGGGAGGCCCCTGCGCAGCATGGGAGCGAAGCGAGAGGGGTCTGGCACcatcctgggggtccccaggtgGAGTCCCAGCAGCCGGCCTGAGCGCTGGATCAGGCCCCAGGTGGAGGTGCTGGACCCGAGCGCGGAGACCAAGCCACCGGCATGTCCCCAGGGTGCCGGCAGGCGCAGCCGGGGACCGGAGCTGGGCAGCTGGCGGCTGCCCCGGGGGCTCGCCActgcagggaggggacggcTCCAGCCACCCCCCCTGGCATCCCCgcagctccccagccccatgcccCGGCAGCTCACCTCCTTGCTGGACTCCGCTCGGCTGGCCCCTGGTGTGACCGTCAGACG is a genomic window containing:
- the C1H2orf81 gene encoding uncharacterized protein C2orf81 homolog, which gives rise to MAEKMTPRERVATSKSRGEKSRLPTITTARADVVPRRLPEAEWLSLLEAERGDRDAGDILAELLGRVMDECTKADVARQTVAFTVGQAQDALLQIVQWRFLARDEGETDPEGDGTWQEDEEPEPCAIDSWAQGAVPVLCIHLSPGEGEVSSVRAPCQHRRQDPPTADEARASPAQTQCSGQVTSTSTILPVPGLSCLELLLDEAAISPCLPERKPPRTWPAPLCPARPPAPCPPPSPVETLGQAEQGRRPPRTSHGDVEGSGAVVVSSRMPPLPPPSCSSLVSIRSGRPLRSMGAKREGSGTILGVPRWSPSSRPERWIRPQVEVLDPSAETKPPACPQGAGRRSRGPELGSWRLPRGLATAGRGRLQPPPLASPQLPSPMPRQLTSLLDSARLAPGVTVRRDGSVKRGLCIPAHGEETEEETEEAKRDLRPICPTVPFPAIAARQVTGDGEC